The following are from one region of the Aquirufa lenticrescens genome:
- a CDS encoding HesA/MoeB/ThiF family protein, producing MLSDLEFERYRKQLNLPEWRKAQQMRLKESKILVVGAGGLGCGALPFLAAAGVGSITILDADVIELSNLARQVLYKTEDVGASKALKSAEALQALNPTIVIQGIAENLTADNASSYIAHHDLIIDCTDNFKTRYLINDTCVALEKPFVYGAIHAWEGQFAVFHPAGPTYRSLFPVEPSSQEIPACDEVGVLGVLPGIIGLFQAKEAIFYLAGFESPAQQGLMTFDIRDMRLSSFRL from the coding sequence ATGTTAAGCGATTTAGAATTTGAGCGTTACCGTAAACAGCTGAATCTTCCCGAATGGCGGAAGGCGCAACAGATGCGCTTGAAAGAATCGAAGATTCTTGTCGTGGGAGCGGGAGGTTTGGGCTGTGGAGCTTTGCCTTTTCTAGCTGCGGCTGGTGTGGGATCAATCACGATTCTAGATGCGGATGTGATCGAATTATCGAACTTAGCACGTCAGGTGTTGTATAAAACGGAAGACGTAGGTGCCTCAAAAGCCTTGAAATCAGCAGAGGCTTTGCAAGCCTTGAATCCAACCATCGTCATTCAGGGTATTGCAGAGAATTTAACGGCAGATAACGCCTCGAGCTATATAGCGCATCACGATCTGATCATCGATTGTACGGATAATTTCAAAACAAGGTATTTGATTAATGATACCTGCGTCGCTTTAGAAAAGCCTTTCGTCTATGGGGCCATTCATGCCTGGGAGGGACAGTTTGCCGTATTTCATCCTGCAGGGCCTACTTATCGATCGCTTTTTCCAGTTGAACCTAGCTCACAGGAAATTCCCGCCTGCGATGAAGTAGGGGTTTTAGGGGTGTTGCCAGGAATCATTGGATTGTTTCAGGCCAAAGAAGCCATCTTCTACCTTGCTGGCTTCGAATCGCCAGCACAGCAAGGATTGATGACCTTTGATATACGCGATATGCGTCTCAGTTCGTTTAGGCTATAA
- the rimO gene encoding 30S ribosomal protein S12 methylthiotransferase RimO: MKTKVAPKPSINIITLGCSKNLVDSEVLYTQLKGNGLEVTHEAKKDKANIVVINTCGFIDNAKQESIDTILRYADAKEAGKIDKLYVTGCLSHRYKDDLEREIPMVDSFFGTNELPRLLKALKADYKHELVGERLLTTPAHYAYLKIAEGCDRPCSFCAIPLMRGKHVSTPMEELVKEANSLAKKGTKELILIAQDLTFYGLDLKGEGKSGRKLKELLERLSDVNGIEWIRLQYAYPAGFPLEILDTMAERNNICKYLDMPLQSGSDAMLKHMRRGITREKTEELIHTIREKVPGIALRTTLISGYPGETEEDFEETYSFVERMRFDRLGIFNYSHEENTHAYLVNDDVPEDVKQFRSDEIMAVQQGISEELNQAKVGQTLKVMVDRKESGYFVGRTEFDSPEVDNEVLIPAEQYARLGDFVTVKINKAEEFDLYGDIIA, translated from the coding sequence ATGAAGACCAAAGTAGCCCCAAAGCCCTCCATCAACATCATTACCCTCGGTTGTTCCAAGAATCTAGTCGATTCAGAAGTACTCTACACCCAATTAAAAGGGAATGGATTAGAGGTGACCCACGAGGCGAAAAAGGACAAGGCAAACATCGTCGTGATTAATACCTGTGGCTTCATTGATAATGCCAAACAAGAATCCATCGACACCATTTTACGCTACGCAGACGCAAAAGAAGCAGGTAAAATCGATAAGTTATACGTAACCGGTTGTTTATCGCACCGCTACAAAGATGATTTAGAAAGAGAAATCCCGATGGTAGACTCGTTCTTTGGGACGAATGAATTACCCCGCTTATTAAAGGCCTTAAAGGCAGACTATAAACACGAGTTAGTAGGCGAGCGTCTATTGACAACGCCAGCACACTATGCCTATTTGAAGATTGCTGAGGGTTGCGATCGCCCTTGTAGCTTTTGTGCGATTCCCTTGATGCGGGGGAAACACGTTTCTACTCCGATGGAGGAGTTAGTGAAGGAAGCTAATTCTTTAGCCAAAAAAGGCACGAAAGAACTGATTCTAATCGCCCAAGACCTCACTTTTTACGGTTTAGACTTAAAAGGAGAAGGCAAATCAGGGCGCAAATTGAAAGAATTATTAGAGCGTCTATCCGATGTCAACGGCATCGAATGGATCCGTTTGCAATATGCTTATCCGGCAGGTTTTCCTTTGGAAATTTTGGACACGATGGCAGAACGCAACAATATCTGCAAATACCTAGATATGCCACTCCAAAGTGGTTCTGACGCGATGTTAAAGCACATGCGTCGCGGAATTACGCGTGAGAAAACGGAGGAATTGATCCATACGATTCGCGAGAAAGTGCCGGGTATCGCCTTGAGAACGACATTGATTTCGGGTTATCCAGGTGAGACGGAAGAGGACTTCGAGGAGACCTATTCCTTCGTGGAGCGGATGCGTTTCGACCGTTTAGGGATCTTTAATTATAGCCACGAGGAAAATACACACGCCTACCTAGTGAACGACGATGTGCCTGAAGATGTGAAGCAATTCCGTTCAGACGAAATCATGGCGGTTCAACAAGGTATTTCAGAAGAGTTAAATCAAGCGAAAGTAGGCCAAACCTTGAAAGTGATGGTCGACCGCAAAGAAAGCGGTTACTTCGTGGGACGTACGGAATTCGATTCTCCCGAGGTGGATAATGAGGTCTTGATCCCAGCGGAGCAATACGCACGTTTAGGTGACTTCGTAACGGTGAAGATTAATAAAGCCGAAGAATTCGACTTGTACGGCGATATTATAGCCTAA
- a CDS encoding 3-keto-disaccharide hydrolase: MNKIVLTCAAVCFAFVSFGQGLNQLTKAEKKNGTQLLFDGKTFTGWHSYGKGDKVGSSWTIEDGVIGFDAAKKDGGDLVTNESFDNYDFSVDWKISVNGNSGIIFNVTDDPKKYYATYVTGPEFQVLDNDGHADGKITKHRAGDLYDLIKSYKETVKPVGEWNTGRIVNNKGLLQLYLNGTLVVETRTDDQNWKDLIAGSKFKGMPDFGKVMQGHIALQDHGNQVWFRNIKIRKL; the protein is encoded by the coding sequence ATGAACAAAATCGTTTTAACCTGCGCGGCGGTCTGCTTCGCATTTGTGTCTTTTGGTCAAGGATTGAACCAGTTAACAAAGGCAGAAAAGAAAAATGGAACTCAATTATTATTTGATGGAAAAACCTTCACGGGCTGGCACAGCTACGGAAAAGGAGATAAAGTAGGATCTTCTTGGACGATCGAAGATGGCGTGATCGGTTTCGACGCAGCGAAAAAAGACGGTGGCGATTTAGTGACTAATGAATCCTTTGATAATTACGATTTCTCGGTAGATTGGAAGATCTCTGTGAATGGAAACTCGGGTATTATCTTCAACGTGACAGATGATCCGAAGAAATATTACGCGACGTATGTGACAGGCCCAGAATTTCAGGTGCTTGATAACGATGGCCATGCGGATGGTAAAATCACGAAACACCGCGCAGGAGATTTATATGACTTAATTAAGTCGTACAAAGAAACGGTTAAGCCCGTGGGCGAGTGGAATACAGGACGCATTGTGAACAATAAAGGTTTGTTGCAATTGTATTTAAACGGTACTTTGGTGGTAGAAACTCGTACAGACGATCAGAATTGGAAAGATTTAATCGCCGGTTCTAAGTTCAAAGGAATGCCGGATTTCGGAAAGGTAATGCAAGGCCACATCGCATTGCAAGATCACGGAAACCAAGTTTGGTTCAGAAACATTAAGATTAGAAAATTATAA
- a CDS encoding SMP-30/gluconolactonase/LRE family protein, whose translation MKKLILPLITILGLSSAVNAQYKTMGKIHVYDESVTTLIDPSTPIEIVAEGYTWSEGPVWVKKGNYLLFSDVPENKIYQWTAEKGAVLYLTPSGYSGKEYYSYEPGANGLIINQKGNLVSAEHGNRRIAEMPLEKPELKKSLSGLWEGKKLNSPNDVIQAKNGDYYFTDPPYGLPGRGKEEPAKELAYQGVYRISKKGELSLQYDKMARPNGLAMNLDESVLYVGSSEPKESHILAFQVDKKGNLGEPSVFFDAAELAKQGIRGGYDGMKLDSKGNIWTTGPGGILIISPAGKLLGRIETGNPNSNVNFGEDGSTLFITSKMNLLRVKTKTKGLK comes from the coding sequence ATGAAAAAATTAATACTACCGCTCATCACAATCCTGGGATTAAGCTCAGCAGTGAATGCGCAATATAAAACGATGGGCAAGATTCACGTCTATGATGAATCTGTGACTACATTAATTGACCCCTCCACTCCTATTGAGATTGTAGCGGAAGGTTATACTTGGTCAGAAGGTCCGGTTTGGGTAAAAAAAGGAAATTACCTATTGTTCTCGGACGTGCCTGAAAATAAGATTTACCAGTGGACCGCAGAGAAAGGTGCCGTTCTTTATCTAACGCCATCAGGCTATTCAGGTAAGGAATATTATTCATACGAACCCGGAGCAAATGGCTTGATTATTAACCAAAAAGGAAACCTTGTTTCCGCAGAGCATGGCAACAGAAGAATTGCTGAAATGCCTTTGGAAAAACCTGAATTAAAGAAATCCCTCTCTGGATTATGGGAAGGCAAAAAACTCAATAGCCCGAACGACGTCATCCAAGCCAAGAATGGTGACTACTATTTCACCGATCCTCCCTACGGTTTACCAGGTCGCGGGAAAGAAGAACCGGCAAAGGAATTAGCGTATCAAGGAGTGTACCGCATATCGAAAAAAGGCGAATTGAGTTTGCAATACGACAAGATGGCCCGACCAAATGGCCTAGCGATGAACCTAGACGAAAGCGTTTTGTATGTAGGTTCATCAGAGCCGAAAGAATCCCATATTTTAGCCTTCCAGGTAGACAAGAAAGGAAATTTAGGCGAACCCAGCGTATTTTTTGATGCAGCAGAACTTGCGAAGCAAGGAATTCGTGGTGGTTATGATGGGATGAAGCTAGATTCAAAAGGCAATATTTGGACAACAGGTCCAGGCGGAATTTTAATCATCAGCCCAGCGGGTAAATTACTAGGACGCATTGAAACGGGGAATCCAAACTCGAATGTGAACTTTGGAGAGGATGGCTCAACCTTGTTTATCACTTCGAAGATGAATTTATTGCGCGTGAAGACGAAGACAAAAGGACTGAAATAA
- the prmC gene encoding peptide chain release factor N(5)-glutamine methyltransferase, producing the protein MKSIASPILIQQITEAISTHYEPSEARAIAFRCLDLGWNLSSMDIILKKEVDLPADWDLRLGRLSAGEPLQYVMGKTYFRDHLFQVNTDTLIPRPETEELVDLVLRHAPENASVLDVGTGSGCIPISLKLERPSLTVEAWDISAGALEMARQNANALKAEVDFKQQDIFAWPSSEGTWEVIVSNPPYVTEEEKKEMANHVLDFEPNLALFVPNDDALKYYEALADFALERLHTGGYLCLEINQYFGTQTVELLFSKGFQDVKLIKDFKGNDRMIVAQKSGL; encoded by the coding sequence ATGAAATCGATTGCCAGTCCTATTCTTATCCAGCAAATTACCGAAGCGATTTCGACGCATTATGAGCCCTCAGAAGCGCGTGCGATTGCCTTTCGTTGCCTGGATTTGGGATGGAATTTGAGTTCGATGGATATCATCTTGAAAAAAGAGGTGGACTTGCCGGCGGATTGGGATTTGCGTCTGGGGCGTCTATCTGCTGGAGAACCTCTTCAATACGTGATGGGGAAGACCTATTTCCGGGATCATTTATTTCAAGTGAATACGGATACCCTAATTCCGCGTCCTGAAACGGAAGAATTAGTAGATCTTGTTTTAAGACATGCACCCGAGAATGCCTCCGTATTAGATGTGGGGACGGGTTCTGGTTGTATTCCTATTTCCTTAAAATTAGAACGGCCATCGCTCACAGTGGAGGCTTGGGATATTTCTGCAGGTGCACTTGAAATGGCTCGCCAAAATGCCAATGCATTGAAGGCTGAAGTAGATTTTAAACAACAAGATATTTTCGCCTGGCCTTCTTCTGAAGGTACTTGGGAGGTGATCGTGTCGAATCCGCCCTATGTGACAGAGGAGGAGAAAAAAGAGATGGCGAATCACGTACTGGACTTTGAACCGAATTTGGCCTTATTCGTTCCGAATGACGATGCCCTGAAATATTATGAGGCATTAGCAGACTTTGCGCTGGAACGATTGCACACTGGCGGCTACTTGTGTCTAGAAATTAATCAATACTTTGGAACTCAAACCGTAGAGCTCTTGTTTAGCAAGGGTTTCCAAGACGTCAAGCTAATAAAGGACTTCAAAGGGAATGACCGGATGATTGTGGCCCAAAAATCAGGTCTTTAA
- a CDS encoding LemA family protein: MNKTVWIVLGVIALVIFWGVGSRNSMATSDQDVKAKWANVQSAYQRRADLIPNLVKTVQGVANFEKSTLTAVIEARASATQMKLDSKDLSPENLQKYQAAQSSLGGALSRLMVVAENYPQLKATENFSELQAQLEGTENRIKEERDNFNTAVQGYNTLIVTFPNNLIASFSGFAEKGFFQAEAGSEKAPEVNFDEKK, from the coding sequence ATGAATAAGACAGTATGGATTGTTTTGGGAGTGATTGCTCTCGTGATTTTTTGGGGTGTAGGTTCACGTAATAGCATGGCTACATCGGATCAGGACGTAAAAGCGAAATGGGCGAACGTTCAAAGTGCGTACCAACGTCGTGCGGATTTAATTCCCAACTTAGTGAAGACGGTTCAAGGTGTGGCTAATTTCGAGAAATCGACATTAACGGCGGTAATTGAAGCGCGTGCTAGTGCAACACAAATGAAATTAGATTCGAAGGATTTAAGTCCAGAGAATTTGCAAAAATACCAAGCGGCTCAATCTTCTTTAGGGGGTGCTTTATCGCGTTTGATGGTGGTGGCTGAAAACTACCCACAGTTAAAGGCGACGGAAAACTTCTCTGAATTGCAAGCTCAGTTAGAGGGAACAGAAAACCGTATCAAAGAAGAACGTGATAATTTCAACACGGCTGTTCAAGGATACAATACGTTAATCGTCACTTTCCCTAACAACTTAATCGCTTCTTTCTCCGGATTTGCAGAGAAAGGATTCTTCCAAGCGGAAGCGGGCTCAGAGAAAGCACCGGAAGTGAATTTTGACGAAAAGAAATAA
- a CDS encoding TPM domain-containing protein: MLSVEHQNLILQAIQDAELQTSGEIRVHVESHCAGHPIDRAKEVFFQLGMQKTDLQNGVLVYLALKDRKFSIIGDKGIDAKVPAEFWETIRDEMRAYLAKNEFGAGLAHGVKRTGEVLAGFFPYEAGDVNELSNEISFGL, from the coding sequence ATGTTGTCAGTAGAACACCAAAACCTGATTTTGCAAGCCATCCAAGACGCTGAATTACAGACGTCTGGAGAGATTCGCGTACACGTAGAAAGCCATTGCGCCGGACACCCGATTGATCGGGCGAAGGAGGTATTCTTTCAATTAGGTATGCAGAAGACGGATTTGCAGAATGGGGTTTTGGTGTATCTGGCCCTCAAAGACCGCAAGTTTAGTATCATCGGGGACAAAGGAATCGATGCGAAAGTGCCGGCGGAGTTTTGGGAAACCATTCGCGATGAAATGCGTGCTTATTTAGCAAAGAATGAATTCGGAGCTGGATTAGCTCACGGCGTGAAGCGTACCGGAGAGGTCTTAGCAGGCTTTTTCCCTTACGAGGCGGGAGATGTAAATGAATTGTCGAACGAGATCTCCTTTGGGCTCTAA
- a CDS encoding TPM domain-containing protein, with protein MRKLLFLLLFSVRLFAQEGIPAKPNGYILDEAGLLNPEEENALEQKMRGYADSTSTQFAIVLVNSTNGRDPYDYAIDIGKTWGVGQKGKNNGVVILAAMQDRKLRIVTGRGIEDVLPDAICKRIINRILKPTFKGGAYYQGLDQATTEMMQRASGEFKNEDSGEEPQGVPPFIIIFLILVIISIIKAIRNRGGGGGPGSRGGGMFFPPIFLGGGDYGRGGSGGGGGGFDFGGFGGGDFGGGGAGGDF; from the coding sequence ATGCGCAAGCTTTTATTTCTACTTCTTTTTAGTGTACGACTTTTTGCTCAAGAAGGCATTCCTGCGAAACCGAATGGCTACATTTTAGATGAGGCCGGCCTATTAAATCCGGAGGAGGAAAATGCGCTCGAGCAGAAAATGCGCGGTTATGCGGATTCGACTTCCACTCAGTTCGCCATTGTTCTCGTTAATTCGACGAACGGACGCGATCCTTACGATTATGCCATAGATATTGGTAAAACATGGGGTGTAGGCCAAAAAGGCAAAAACAACGGAGTTGTCATCCTTGCAGCGATGCAGGATCGCAAACTGCGCATTGTAACGGGACGCGGGATCGAAGATGTCTTGCCAGACGCCATTTGCAAACGTATTATCAATCGTATTCTAAAACCAACTTTTAAAGGAGGTGCCTATTACCAAGGTTTAGATCAGGCGACCACCGAAATGATGCAGCGCGCCAGCGGTGAGTTTAAGAACGAGGATAGCGGTGAAGAACCACAAGGTGTTCCTCCATTTATCATCATCTTCCTTATTTTAGTCATTATCTCGATCATCAAAGCCATTCGCAACCGCGGGGGTGGAGGAGGTCCTGGATCTAGAGGAGGCGGAATGTTCTTTCCACCTATCTTTTTAGGCGGTGGAGATTACGGCCGTGGAGGCTCTGGCGGTGGAGGCGGAGGATTTGATTTCGGCGGCTTTGGCGGAGGGGACTTCGGTGGAGGCGGTGCCGGAGGCGATTTTTAA
- the lpcA gene encoding D-sedoheptulose 7-phosphate isomerase produces MNNLITQSLQESQQVLADFLANPAKIEAIEKAADVLVEALKNGNKILSCGNGGSHCDAMHFAEELSGRYRENRPALAAMAISDPSHISCVSNDFGYNYIFSRFIEGLGNKGDVLVGISTSGNSANIMEAVKAAQTKGMEVILLTGKDGGQLAAYGCHEIRVDHFGYADRIQEIHIKVIHILIQLIESKLF; encoded by the coding sequence ATGAATAATCTGATCACCCAATCCCTACAAGAGTCTCAGCAAGTATTAGCTGATTTCTTAGCGAATCCTGCAAAGATTGAAGCCATTGAAAAGGCGGCTGACGTATTAGTGGAGGCCTTAAAGAATGGAAATAAGATTTTGTCTTGTGGGAACGGTGGAAGTCATTGCGATGCCATGCATTTCGCAGAGGAATTATCTGGTCGTTACCGAGAGAATCGCCCAGCTTTAGCGGCGATGGCGATTTCAGATCCATCCCACATTTCTTGTGTGAGCAATGACTTTGGGTATAATTACATCTTTTCTCGCTTCATTGAAGGCTTAGGAAATAAAGGCGATGTACTAGTAGGTATTTCTACTTCAGGAAACTCAGCCAATATTATGGAGGCAGTGAAGGCCGCTCAAACAAAAGGAATGGAAGTGATTCTCTTAACGGGTAAAGATGGCGGCCAATTAGCGGCTTATGGTTGCCATGAAATAAGAGTGGACCACTTTGGTTACGCAGATCGCATTCAAGAAATCCACATCAAAGTGATCCACATATTGATTCAGTTAATTGAATCGAAATTATTCTAG
- the ftsA gene encoding cell division protein FtsA — protein MRNDLIIGLDIGSSHVRAIAGKQNDRGRLEILATGSSINTNNVLNGEIVNINKTTAAISEAMNQISHVLDGKNSEHFFASNLSGSHIKVQPFSLSKLRKNEREPVSNNEVMSLFEEAKRTFADKNPCVLHTLPIGFKVGNLPETLDPIGQIGQKIQADFVFISANPSKNDLLTQCLKSAETKHLKKGNVYFSSLATASSVLNKEEKQEGVVLVDLGSGTTEISIFQNNRLKHATVLNWGGDLLTDDIQSGLEISRDHAETLKVRFGSAIQKDIPVSEVVMIPGIAGRKATPVSVKNLAIIIEERLKELAAIVVAEISKHTDSKQLKAGLVLTGGGAQLPYIDELFQKFTGLDARIGDPNATSTNPAIATEIKDPSYATVIGLVQVYYDQQETADADEAAMASAPVKEMAKESGYTETKSSKPAPRIGDLFRKMVDVVMGDDDGGDASY, from the coding sequence ATGCGTAACGACTTAATTATCGGTTTAGATATTGGTAGCTCTCATGTAAGAGCCATTGCAGGGAAGCAAAACGACCGAGGCAGATTAGAGATTTTAGCGACAGGATCATCCATTAATACAAACAATGTTTTAAACGGAGAAATTGTTAATATCAATAAAACGACCGCTGCCATTTCAGAGGCAATGAACCAAATTTCTCACGTCTTAGACGGCAAGAATTCGGAGCATTTCTTCGCATCGAACTTGTCAGGATCGCATATTAAAGTACAACCCTTTAGCCTATCTAAGCTACGTAAGAACGAAAGAGAGCCCGTTTCTAACAACGAGGTGATGAGCCTGTTTGAGGAAGCGAAGCGCACGTTTGCAGATAAAAACCCTTGTGTTTTACATACCTTACCTATCGGTTTCAAAGTAGGTAATTTACCGGAAACTTTGGATCCCATCGGCCAAATCGGTCAAAAAATTCAAGCGGATTTCGTCTTCATTTCGGCGAATCCAAGCAAGAACGACTTATTAACGCAGTGTTTGAAATCAGCGGAGACGAAGCACTTGAAGAAAGGAAACGTTTATTTCAGTTCTTTAGCGACAGCAAGCTCTGTCTTGAATAAAGAAGAGAAGCAAGAAGGAGTTGTTTTAGTAGACTTAGGTAGCGGAACTACCGAGATTAGTATTTTCCAAAACAACCGTTTAAAGCACGCCACTGTATTAAATTGGGGCGGCGATTTATTAACGGATGATATTCAATCTGGATTAGAAATATCCCGTGATCACGCGGAGACGTTGAAGGTACGTTTTGGTTCAGCGATCCAGAAAGATATTCCGGTTAGCGAAGTCGTGATGATCCCAGGGATCGCAGGACGTAAGGCTACGCCAGTTTCTGTGAAGAACTTAGCGATTATCATCGAAGAGCGTTTGAAGGAATTAGCAGCGATCGTCGTGGCTGAAATTTCGAAGCACACAGATAGTAAGCAATTAAAAGCAGGTTTAGTATTAACCGGTGGTGGGGCACAACTTCCGTACATTGATGAGTTGTTCCAAAAATTCACCGGCTTAGATGCCCGCATCGGAGATCCGAATGCCACTTCAACTAATCCAGCCATTGCTACGGAGATCAAAGATCCTTCGTATGCCACTGTTATTGGTTTAGTGCAGGTATATTATGATCAGCAAGAAACGGCTGATGCAGATGAGGCTGCGATGGCGAGTGCTCCAGTAAAAGAAATGGCGAAAGAATCCGGATATACGGAAACAAAGTCATCGAAACCGGCGCCGCGTATCGGCGACTTATTCCGCAAAATGGTGGATGTGGTAATGGGCGACGACGATGGTGGCGATGCCTCGTATTAA
- a CDS encoding cell division protein FtsQ/DivIB, with amino-acid sequence MKANATLIKQVIGMVILFTLILAAVVFAEISFNEVVCKGVEVSLDSENEKALLSKKDIKVMVSEQGTDYFLDKPITQISLRQIEERVKRIPLVKSCEAHHDFSGVISVSVKEYKPIARIVRSTIGTSPFPDQYISEDGKFIGTSPLFTPRIIVTGGPYFDGKRDLQDRRGKTLIPFFQFIENNEFWKAQISQIIVAKDGGIVLIPTLGTTRIDFGLPMNIENKFKKLFIFYQKVIPNKGWNKYSWVQLKYKNQVICE; translated from the coding sequence ATGAAGGCAAACGCAACGTTAATCAAGCAAGTAATAGGGATGGTGATTTTATTCACGCTCATCCTAGCTGCTGTCGTTTTTGCGGAGATTAGCTTTAACGAAGTTGTTTGCAAAGGAGTGGAAGTGAGTCTTGATTCAGAGAATGAAAAGGCCTTATTAAGCAAGAAAGACATCAAGGTGATGGTCTCAGAGCAGGGCACGGATTACTTCTTAGACAAACCCATCACTCAAATCTCATTACGTCAAATCGAAGAACGCGTAAAGCGTATTCCTTTAGTAAAATCCTGCGAGGCGCACCATGATTTCAGTGGCGTCATTTCCGTATCTGTAAAAGAATACAAACCGATTGCTCGTATCGTTCGTTCCACGATAGGCACCTCGCCTTTTCCGGATCAGTATATTTCGGAAGATGGTAAATTCATCGGAACTAGTCCTTTGTTTACTCCGCGGATTATTGTCACGGGCGGACCATATTTTGACGGTAAAAGAGACCTGCAAGATAGAAGAGGAAAGACCTTGATCCCTTTCTTTCAATTCATTGAAAATAATGAATTCTGGAAGGCACAAATCTCTCAAATCATCGTCGCTAAAGACGGAGGAATCGTGTTAATTCCGACGCTAGGAACTACTCGGATTGACTTTGGCCTACCGATGAATATTGAAAACAAATTCAAGAAATTGTTCATATTCTACCAAAAAGTTATCCCCAATAAAGGCTGGAACAAGTACAGCTGGGTGCAACTGAAATATAAGAATCAGGTTATTTGCGAATAA
- the murC gene encoding UDP-N-acetylmuramate--L-alanine ligase, with protein sequence MKKELSLSDLKQVYFLGIGGIGMSAIARWFLHNGFPVAGYDKTESPLTKKLAEEGMVIHYEDSIDLIPATCLSDLEHSLFIYTPAIPKDHIEMNYLLSKGIRLYKRSEILGWITQQIPTLAVAGTHGKTTTSSLLTHLLLSAKKNVTAFLGGITVNYGTNFIPNHSKENIVCVVEADEYDRSFLTLHPQAAVVTSTDADHLDIYGDGDSVLESFQLFVNQIKAGGFFIQKKGLSLQSALGGSTFGIDSGDFKAHNIRIEDHRMIFDMSYPGGKVSDIPMRIPGFHNIENALAAAALAMQVGVTGEEIKIGIASFLGVKRRFEYHVESDEHVMIDDYAHHPTEIAACLNSVKALYPGEKITAVFQPHLFSRTRDFIDDFAKSLAIADELYLLDIYPARELPMAGVTSDWLLSKIELKDKQVISKADLLQVIDTKKPKLLVTMGAGDIDLLLNDLKLSLS encoded by the coding sequence ATGAAAAAAGAATTAAGCCTGAGCGATTTGAAACAAGTCTATTTTTTAGGAATAGGAGGCATCGGCATGTCGGCCATTGCGCGTTGGTTCTTGCACAATGGCTTTCCAGTGGCGGGTTACGATAAAACGGAGAGTCCGTTAACAAAGAAATTAGCGGAAGAGGGAATGGTGATTCACTACGAGGACTCCATCGACCTGATTCCAGCGACTTGCCTTTCAGACTTAGAACACAGCTTATTTATTTATACGCCAGCCATCCCGAAGGATCACATAGAAATGAACTATTTGCTTTCTAAGGGAATTCGTCTTTATAAACGTTCAGAAATTTTGGGCTGGATTACCCAGCAAATCCCTACCCTTGCCGTAGCTGGAACCCACGGAAAAACGACGACTTCATCGCTTTTAACTCATTTGCTACTTAGCGCTAAGAAAAATGTAACCGCCTTTTTAGGGGGCATTACCGTGAATTATGGGACTAATTTCATCCCAAACCATTCGAAAGAAAACATCGTTTGCGTGGTAGAAGCGGATGAATACGATCGTTCTTTCTTAACCTTGCACCCACAAGCGGCAGTGGTGACCTCCACAGATGCGGATCACTTAGATATCTATGGCGATGGGGATTCGGTTTTAGAGAGTTTCCAATTGTTTGTGAACCAAATCAAAGCCGGCGGTTTCTTCATCCAAAAAAAGGGATTGAGTCTACAATCTGCCTTAGGTGGATCGACTTTTGGAATTGATTCAGGAGATTTTAAGGCACATAATATCCGTATCGAAGATCACCGAATGATTTTTGATATGAGCTACCCAGGTGGTAAAGTGTCCGATATTCCTATGCGAATTCCCGGTTTTCATAACATCGAAAATGCCTTAGCTGCCGCTGCTTTAGCGATGCAGGTAGGTGTGACCGGTGAAGAGATCAAAATAGGCATTGCTTCTTTCCTAGGAGTTAAACGCCGTTTCGAGTACCACGTAGAATCAGATGAGCATGTGATGATCGATGATTATGCACACCACCCCACTGAAATTGCGGCTTGCCTAAACTCGGTGAAAGCGTTATATCCAGGCGAAAAAATAACGGCTGTATTCCAACCGCATTTATTCTCCAGAACGAGGGACTTTATTGATGATTTTGCCAAAAGCCTTGCCATCGCCGACGAACTCTATTTATTAGACATTTATCCAGCACGCGAATTGCCTATGGCAGGCGTCACATCAGATTGGTTGTTAAGTAAGATCGAATTAAAAGACAAACAGGTTATCTCGAAAGCGGACCTATTGCAAGTGATCGACACGAAAAAACCAAAACTTTTAGTGACGATGGGGGCAGGAGATATCGATCTTCTTTTGAATGATTTAAAATTGAGCTTATCTTAG